Proteins encoded within one genomic window of Rhododendron vialii isolate Sample 1 chromosome 1a, ASM3025357v1:
- the LOC131330449 gene encoding uncharacterized protein LOC131330449 gives MNTEANSLAQASTSLKLAPETIHKIITVQKRLLPSVRRRGLGLEVFTSDFTGEESNDELENDWRTPIISFLKRPYHRTPRKHVPAADYHAVVKPWPFRGWALDVIGKIYPPSSRNHTYILVATDYFTKWVEAVPLKSVDQQEVIKVIKERIIHRFRLPEHLVADRGTIFMGEQVVNFAAQQHIIISNSTPYYAQGNGQAKSTNRTLVNIIEKMVEDNPRAWHEFFSEALWAYRTSKKETTNITPYMLVYGHDPVLPMEVAVKSARIAYQNGLTPADYTQVMLMELEDLDEVRLAALDHMLVQKRRVTRSYDKRVRKKSFTEGDLVWKAVFPLGEKNPRYGKWSPT, from the exons ATGAACACTGAAGCCAACAGCTTGGCTCAGGCCTCAACAAGTCTGAAGCTAGCTCCAGAAACAATCCACAAGATCATCACAGTCCAAAAGAGGTTGTTACCTTCTGTTAGAAGGAGAGGTCTAGGACTGGAGGTATTTACTTCTGACTTCACAGGTGAAGAATCAAATGATGAATTAGAAAATGATTGGCGTACACCTATTATTTCCTTCCTAAAGAGGCCTTATCACAGAACCCCTAGGAAG CATGTTCCTGCAGCTGATTATCATGCTGTGGTCAAACCttggccatttagaggttgggcccttgacgtaattggaaaaatttatccGCCCTCTTCAAgaaatcatacttacatcttggtaGCCACAGACTATTTTACCAAGTGGGTAGAAGCAGTACCATTAAAGTCTGTGGATCAACAAGAGGTAATCAAGGTGATCAAGGAaagaatcatccataggttTAGACTACCTGAACACTTGGTTGCAGATAGGGGTACAATATTTATGGGAGAACAAGTAGTCAACTTTGCTGCACAGCAACATATTATTATCTCCAACTCTACTCCTTATTACGcacaaggaaatggccaagctAAGTCTACCAACAGGACTCTTGTTAacattatagagaaaatggtggaagaCAATCCAAGGGCCTGgcatgaatttttttctgaGGCCTTATGGGCCTATAGAACCTCAAAGAAGGAAACCACCAATATAACTccttatatgttggtatatgggCATGATCCAGTCCTACCAATGGAGGTAGCAGTAAAGTCAGCAAGAATAGCATATCAAAATGGCCTCACTCCTGCAGATTATACTCAGGTCATGCTGATGGAGCTTGAGGACTTGGACGAGGTTAGGCTTGCAGCCCTTGATCATATGTTggttcagaaaagaagagtcACTAGATCTTATGACAAACGTGTAAGGAAAAAGAGCTTTACTGAGGGTGACTTGGTTTGGAAGGCAGTCTTCCCCTTAGGGGAAAAGAACCCAAGATATGGCAAGTGGTCTCCGACCTAG